A region from the Clostridium beijerinckii genome encodes:
- a CDS encoding DUF956 domain-containing protein — protein sequence MVQSLNTKVDLAIDATAFTGVADYGKVMIGDKGFEFYNSRDSRKFIQIPWEEVDYVIASILFKGKWIPRYAIRTKRNGTYTFSSKESKKVLRTIRNYVDADHMVSSLSFFDVVKRAVKSMFKKS from the coding sequence ATGGTTCAATCACTAAATACAAAGGTAGATCTAGCAATTGATGCAACAGCTTTTACTGGCGTTGCAGATTATGGTAAAGTTATGATCGGTGACAAAGGTTTTGAGTTCTATAATTCTCGTGATTCTCGCAAATTTATTCAAATTCCTTGGGAAGAGGTTGACTATGTTATTGCATCCATATTGTTTAAAGGAAAGTGGATTCCACGATATGCAATCCGAACAAAGAGAAATGGTACCTATACTTTTTCTTCTAAAGAATCAAAAAAAGTACTTCGTACTATTCGAAATTACGTAGATGCAGATCATATGGTTTCTTCGTTGAGTTTTTTTGATGTGGTTAAACGAGCGGTGAAGTCAATGTTTAAGAAGAGTTGA
- a CDS encoding PTS mannose family transporter subunit IID (hosphoenolpyruvate-dependent sugar phosphotransferase system catalyzes the phosphorylation of incoming sugar substrates concomitant with their translocation across the cell membrane; IID with IIC forms the translocation channel) has translation MSKELKLTKRDRISVWFRSFFLQGSWNYERMQNGGWAFAMIPAIKKLYTTKEDRAAALERHLEFFNTHPYVASPVIGVTLALEEERANGMPIDDVTIQGVKIGMMGPLAGIGDPVFWFTVRPILGALAASLALSGSILGPIIFFFAWNIIRMAFMWYTQEFGYKAGSRISEDLSGNVLQDITKGASILGMFILGSLVNRWVSVQFAPVVSSVKLSEGAFIDWSKLPDGAQGIQQALLQQSSGMSLTDTKITTLQNNLDSLIPGLAGLLITIICMWLLKRKVSPIIIILGLFIIGIAAHLIGLM, from the coding sequence ATGTCAAAAGAATTAAAATTAACAAAAAGAGATCGTATTTCTGTTTGGTTCCGTTCATTTTTCCTTCAAGGTTCTTGGAACTATGAAAGAATGCAAAATGGTGGTTGGGCATTTGCAATGATTCCAGCAATCAAAAAATTATATACTACTAAAGAAGATAGGGCTGCTGCATTAGAACGTCATCTAGAGTTCTTTAACACTCACCCATATGTAGCTTCACCAGTTATTGGTGTAACATTAGCTTTGGAGGAAGAACGTGCAAATGGGATGCCAATAGATGATGTAACTATTCAAGGTGTTAAAATTGGTATGATGGGACCTTTAGCTGGTATCGGAGATCCAGTCTTCTGGTTTACTGTAAGACCAATTTTAGGAGCATTAGCTGCTTCACTTGCTCTAAGTGGTAGCATACTTGGACCAATTATCTTTTTCTTCGCTTGGAATATTATCCGTATGGCATTCATGTGGTATACACAAGAATTTGGTTACAAAGCAGGATCTCGTATTAGTGAAGATTTATCAGGTAATGTATTACAAGATATTACAAAAGGAGCATCCATCCTTGGTATGTTCATTTTAGGATCATTAGTTAACAGATGGGTATCTGTTCAATTTGCGCCAGTAGTATCATCTGTTAAGTTAAGTGAAGGTGCATTCATTGATTGGAGCAAACTTCCTGATGGAGCGCAAGGTATTCAACAAGCGCTATTACAACAATCATCTGGTATGTCATTAACTGATACTAAGATTACAACACTACAAAATAACTTAGATTCATTAATTCCTGGACTTGCAGGATTATTAATTACAATTATTTGTATGTGGTTACTTAAGAGAAAAGTATCTCCAATTATCATTATTCTTGGATTATTTATAATTGGTATTGCTGCTCACTTAATCGGTTTAATGTAA
- a CDS encoding PTS mannose/fructose/sorbose transporter subunit IIC — translation MTLNIVQIILVILIAFLAGVEGILDEFQFHQPIIACTLIGLVTGNLLPCLILGGTLQMIALGWANIGAAVAPDAALAAVASAIILVLGGQGEAGVASAIAIAVPLAVAGLLLTIICRTIATAFVHFMDAAAKEGNIRAIEMWQIAAICLQGVRIAIPAGLVLAIGAGPISALLAAMPSWLTGGLAIGGGMVVAVGYAMVINMMATKEVWPFFAIGFVLATVSQITLIGLGAIGVAIALIYLALSKQGGSGNGGSSNTGDPLGDLIDRY, via the coding sequence GGTATCTTAGATGAATTCCAATTTCATCAACCGATAATTGCTTGTACATTAATCGGCTTAGTTACAGGTAATTTACTACCATGCTTAATCTTAGGTGGAACTCTTCAAATGATTGCCTTAGGTTGGGCAAATATCGGTGCTGCCGTAGCACCTGATGCAGCGTTAGCTGCTGTTGCATCTGCAATTATTTTAGTTCTTGGCGGTCAAGGTGAAGCAGGAGTTGCTTCAGCAATTGCTATTGCTGTTCCTTTAGCAGTTGCAGGATTATTATTAACAATTATTTGTCGTACAATTGCTACAGCGTTTGTACACTTTATGGATGCTGCTGCTAAAGAAGGAAATATAAGAGCTATTGAAATGTGGCAAATCGCTGCCATTTGTTTACAAGGTGTACGTATTGCGATTCCAGCAGGTTTGGTTTTAGCAATTGGTGCTGGTCCTATTAGTGCATTACTTGCTGCTATGCCTTCTTGGTTAACAGGTGGTTTAGCAATTGGTGGTGGAATGGTCGTAGCTGTTGGTTATGCAATGGTAATCAATATGATGGCTACAAAAGAAGTATGGCCATTCTTTGCAATTGGTTTTGTATTAGCAACTGTTTCACAAATCACACTTATCGGATTAGGTGCAATAGGCGTAGCTATAGCTCTTATTTACTTAGCACTTAGTAAACAAGGTGGTTCAGGTAATGGTGGAAGTTCAAATACTGGTGATCCTTTAGGGGATCTAATTGATAGATACTAA